Proteins from a single region of candidate division WOR-3 bacterium:
- a CDS encoding Omp28-related outer membrane protein, with the protein MVTIAYHSGDIYANTSASTRSAFYGVSGTPHVRLDGDKSVVGGIHNGTMYPVYRAYFDTHKTVPSPLDIELTCTYDSATRQGDLGIKLKNTTGSAVSGQLQVALCENHIYQVWQGLDSLQHVERNMLPDAAGEAVTIPANDSISKTRPFTVDAAWVARNCELVVFVQNNSSKAMYQGARIGVYQVPALEYRAYESAFAEPGADVNLTVALTNRGSGLADSVSAVLSTTDPDIDVTTPAASFGAIALGQDVLSQTPFVIHVDSSHANHSLVTMNLAVSGANGYTNAVSFPMLVTTNRGFSDDAERGTNGWTHNGTRDNWHQTSHRSQSPSNSWYCGSEGSWQYTAENDARLVTPYFVSGDSARLSFDQWYNVEVDYDFCMPEINNGSKFWVPLANYTGTNSDWQHVQFPLADWSGQTIRIGFRFISDNSVFAEGWYIDNFLFEPYLSGVAEPRSGAEIRTARLEIRSPAFGTAAIAYSVPPGRSARLAAFDVNGRLVGEIANRLTGAGHAAWNLAGLEAGAYFVRLADDASSQVAKVVVAR; encoded by the coding sequence GTGGTGACTATCGCCTATCATTCCGGCGACATCTACGCGAACACGTCCGCCAGCACCCGGTCGGCCTTCTACGGGGTGTCCGGTACTCCGCACGTGCGGCTTGACGGCGACAAGTCGGTTGTCGGCGGGATCCACAACGGCACGATGTACCCGGTGTACCGCGCGTACTTCGATACGCACAAGACTGTGCCCAGCCCGCTGGACATCGAGCTGACCTGTACGTACGACTCGGCGACAAGGCAGGGCGACCTCGGGATCAAACTGAAGAACACGACCGGCAGCGCGGTGAGCGGTCAGTTGCAGGTCGCGCTCTGCGAGAACCATATCTACCAGGTATGGCAGGGGCTCGACAGTCTGCAGCACGTGGAGCGGAACATGCTGCCCGACGCCGCGGGCGAGGCGGTCACCATACCGGCCAATGACTCGATTTCCAAGACCAGACCGTTCACGGTTGACGCCGCCTGGGTGGCGCGGAATTGCGAACTCGTCGTGTTCGTCCAAAACAACTCTTCCAAGGCGATGTACCAGGGCGCGCGCATCGGCGTTTACCAGGTGCCGGCGCTGGAGTATCGCGCATACGAGAGCGCGTTCGCGGAGCCGGGAGCAGACGTCAACCTGACGGTCGCACTGACGAACCGGGGGTCGGGGCTCGCCGACTCGGTGAGCGCGGTGCTCTCGACCACGGACCCGGACATCGACGTCACGACCCCGGCGGCTTCGTTCGGCGCGATTGCACTGGGCCAGGATGTCCTGTCACAGACACCGTTCGTCATTCACGTGGACAGCTCGCACGCCAACCACAGCCTGGTGACCATGAATCTCGCGGTCAGCGGCGCGAACGGCTACACCAATGCGGTCAGCTTCCCGATGCTGGTCACGACCAACCGCGGGTTCTCGGACGACGCGGAGAGGGGCACGAATGGCTGGACCCACAACGGCACGAGGGACAACTGGCACCAGACGTCACACCGGAGCCAGTCGCCGTCCAACAGCTGGTATTGCGGCTCGGAGGGATCCTGGCAGTACACGGCCGAGAACGACGCCCGATTGGTGACGCCGTACTTCGTATCCGGCGACTCGGCCCGGCTCTCGTTCGACCAGTGGTACAACGTCGAGGTCGACTACGACTTCTGTATGCCGGAGATAAACAACGGCTCGAAGTTCTGGGTGCCGCTGGCGAACTACACCGGTACGAACTCGGACTGGCAGCACGTGCAGTTCCCGCTTGCCGACTGGTCGGGCCAGACCATCCGCATCGGGTTCCGGTTCATTTCCGACAACAGCGTGTTTGCCGAGGGCTGGTACATCGACAACTTCCTGTTCGAGCCATATCTGTCAGGCGTTGCCGAGCCCCGGAGCGGGGCGGAGATCCGTACTGCCAGACTCGAGATCAGGAGCCCGGCGTTCGGGACGGCGGCCATCGCGTACTCGGTGCCCCCGGGGCGGAGCGCGCGGCTCGCCGCGTTTGACGTGAACGGCAGGCTGGTCGGCGAGATAGCTAATCGCTTGACCGGGGCTGGCCACGCTGCCTGGAACCTGGCCGGGCTTGAGGCCGGAGCATACTTCGTCCGGCTCGCGGATGATGCATCAAGCCAGGTTGCCAAGGTCGTAGTGGCGAGGTAG
- a CDS encoding YgiQ family radical SAM protein, translating to MLPAAPAAVVPPLSRRGMAALGWDSCDVIIVTGDAYVDHPSFGSAVVARVLLDAGFRVGVIAQPRWSGPEDFASLGRPRLFFGVTAGNVDSLVANYSPALQRRRADDFSPGGKPGLRPNRATTVYCNRLRETFGDVPLVIGGIEASLRRLAHFDHWENSVRRSILLDTRADILLYGMAEKGVVEVARRLSADSPSVPRPSPLAPSLLDGIPGSCVNRREAPADAVVLPSYEAALADRDAFNQAFRLWHREADNPSGRTVAQPHSDRWVVHYPPPPPLSQPELDHVYDLPYTRQQHPDYREKIPALETVRFSITSHRGCLGSCTFCSLSAHQGRIIQWRSRRSILAEAARITRQEGFKGHITDIGGPTANMYGATCKVMAKDRVCPDRECTWPQRCPNLRLAAKEELAVLGAVRALPGVKKVSVGTGFRFDLLDERPGLGYLEQLCNYYLSGQLRIAPEHVSSRVLAAMHKPSHTSYLAFRRRFADTNRHLGRKQYLIPYFISGHPGSTVDDALELAEFLVRTERLFIRQVQQFTPLPMTTAAAAWHTGRDPLTDKPLYVPRDPKEVRLQRALLQLHEPGNYIYAQRALQKLGRQDLLRRLRALRPLLRPARVST from the coding sequence ATGCTCCCCGCCGCACCGGCGGCGGTAGTACCGCCGCTGTCCCGGCGAGGGATGGCGGCGCTTGGCTGGGACAGTTGCGACGTCATCATCGTCACGGGTGATGCGTACGTCGACCACCCTTCGTTCGGCAGCGCCGTAGTCGCACGGGTTCTGCTCGACGCCGGGTTTCGGGTTGGTGTGATTGCCCAGCCCCGCTGGTCCGGTCCCGAGGACTTCGCTTCCCTAGGCCGGCCGCGACTCTTCTTCGGAGTCACGGCCGGCAACGTTGATTCGCTCGTAGCCAATTACAGCCCGGCCCTCCAGCGTCGGCGTGCCGACGACTTCTCGCCGGGCGGAAAGCCGGGACTCCGCCCCAACCGCGCCACCACCGTCTACTGCAACCGCCTGCGCGAGACGTTTGGTGACGTGCCCCTCGTCATCGGGGGGATTGAAGCCAGCCTGCGCCGGCTGGCGCACTTCGACCACTGGGAGAACTCCGTGCGCCGCTCCATCCTGCTCGACACGCGCGCCGACATCCTGCTCTACGGCATGGCGGAGAAGGGTGTTGTCGAAGTTGCCCGCCGCCTCTCCGCGGACTCGCCGTCTGTCCCCCGTCCCTCACCTCTCGCTCCCTCTCTTCTGGATGGCATCCCCGGGAGCTGCGTCAACCGCAGAGAAGCGCCGGCCGACGCGGTTGTCCTGCCGTCCTACGAGGCGGCTCTCGCCGACCGGGACGCGTTCAACCAGGCCTTCCGCCTCTGGCACCGCGAGGCCGACAACCCTTCCGGACGGACCGTGGCGCAGCCGCACTCGGACCGATGGGTCGTGCACTACCCGCCGCCTCCCCCGTTGTCCCAGCCCGAGCTCGACCACGTATACGACCTGCCGTACACCCGCCAGCAACATCCTGACTACCGGGAGAAGATCCCGGCGCTCGAAACGGTCCGGTTCTCGATAACCTCACATCGCGGCTGCCTCGGCTCCTGCACCTTCTGCTCCCTCTCCGCCCACCAGGGCCGGATAATCCAGTGGCGCAGCCGGCGCTCTATCCTTGCCGAGGCGGCGCGTATCACCCGGCAAGAGGGCTTCAAGGGACACATCACCGACATCGGCGGCCCGACCGCGAACATGTACGGCGCCACCTGCAAGGTGATGGCCAAGGACCGCGTCTGTCCGGACCGCGAATGCACCTGGCCCCAGCGCTGCCCCAATCTCCGGCTTGCGGCCAAAGAGGAGCTGGCCGTGCTGGGGGCGGTTCGCGCCCTGCCCGGCGTGAAGAAAGTCTCGGTTGGCACCGGTTTCCGGTTCGATCTGCTCGACGAAAGACCCGGCCTCGGCTACCTCGAACAGCTCTGCAACTACTACCTGTCCGGCCAGCTGCGAATCGCGCCCGAGCATGTATCATCGCGCGTCCTTGCCGCGATGCACAAGCCTTCTCACACCTCCTACCTGGCCTTCCGCCGCCGCTTCGCCGACACCAACCGGCACCTCGGCCGGAAGCAGTACCTGATCCCCTACTTCATCTCCGGCCACCCCGGCTCCACGGTCGACGACGCGCTTGAGCTCGCCGAGTTTCTTGTCCGTACCGAGCGGCTCTTCATCCGCCAGGTCCAGCAGTTCACGCCGTTGCCGATGACAACCGCGGCCGCCGCCTGGCACACCGGCAGGGACCCCCTCACCGACAAACCGCTCTACGTCCCGCGCGACCCGAAAGAGGTCCGGCTGCAGCGCGCCCTGCTCCAGCTCCACGAACCCGGCAACTACATCTACGCCCAGCGCGCTCTCCAGAAGCTCGGGCGACAGGATCTCCTTCGCCGCCTCCGGGCCCTCCGGCCGTTGCTGCGTCCGGCGCGTGTCTCGACTTGA
- a CDS encoding T9SS type A sorting domain-containing protein: MRSVLLLLAAGSCASAGFWGSEALIDSGPVCAFDATADSSGVIWAAVAFPDSTVRLYHSEDFGATWRGRDTLRAGSSVRQLQLLSGQGDSSFLFVFLLEEENGGDLWLARIVPDSGDFTLAPVAVGLDTIDDFSAALDRDDHYYLYCLYANEHRTGRTGTFTRSLDFGASWEVGTDWWNAWDPCVSYTNGSTVHCAWRYALNGGEIHYSYNRHYAASGYWSTYRLVSDSFAGQCFDPTVVQADTSPASAAAVWVFYTAGRRDTEVLDLDYSTSSDGGANWNSGLPFGSSFRDEQQPCLAADLSGPSGYVSLGYTSGNRTRGDTVSAWWTCANSFDLDGWLEPVKVSRFSLSALAPGLVYVPNAPMRLPGLCYSQQVDTGPWGVRFAAPWLSSSRHAEPDTAGPAARVWPNPATGTVRISAIVTEPGDYSLTLYDATGRLVSSVPERRFEAGLLSWTWDRTSPSGRRVPAGTYFLRLKGPGTCFTRRLLLL; this comes from the coding sequence GTGCGAAGCGTGCTTCTGCTGCTGGCGGCCGGGTCGTGCGCGTCCGCCGGTTTCTGGGGATCGGAAGCGCTGATTGACAGCGGCCCCGTCTGCGCCTTCGATGCGACCGCTGACTCCTCGGGCGTCATCTGGGCGGCCGTCGCGTTCCCGGATAGCACCGTCCGCCTCTACCACTCAGAAGATTTCGGCGCGACCTGGCGCGGCCGCGATACCCTGCGGGCCGGCTCGTCGGTACGGCAGTTGCAGTTGCTCTCCGGCCAGGGCGACTCCTCGTTCCTGTTCGTCTTCCTGCTCGAAGAGGAGAACGGCGGCGACCTGTGGCTTGCGAGAATCGTGCCCGACTCGGGCGATTTCACTCTCGCGCCTGTCGCCGTAGGACTGGACACGATCGACGACTTTTCGGCAGCACTCGACCGCGACGACCACTACTACCTCTACTGCCTGTATGCGAACGAGCACCGAACCGGCCGCACCGGCACTTTCACCCGTTCGCTCGACTTCGGCGCCTCGTGGGAAGTGGGAACCGACTGGTGGAACGCCTGGGATCCGTGCGTCTCCTACACGAACGGTTCAACGGTTCACTGCGCCTGGCGCTACGCGCTCAATGGCGGCGAGATTCACTACTCCTACAACCGCCACTACGCCGCGTCGGGCTACTGGTCGACCTACCGACTGGTAAGTGACAGCTTCGCAGGACAGTGCTTCGACCCGACCGTCGTGCAGGCCGATACCAGCCCTGCGTCGGCGGCAGCGGTCTGGGTCTTCTACACTGCCGGACGCCGCGACACGGAAGTGCTCGATCTCGATTACTCGACCAGCTCGGACGGCGGCGCGAACTGGAATTCGGGTCTGCCGTTCGGCAGTTCGTTCCGCGACGAGCAACAGCCGTGCCTTGCCGCGGACCTGTCCGGGCCGAGCGGTTACGTCAGCCTCGGCTACACCTCCGGCAACCGAACGCGGGGTGACACGGTCTCCGCCTGGTGGACGTGCGCCAACTCCTTCGACCTCGATGGCTGGCTGGAACCGGTCAAGGTCAGTCGGTTCTCGCTCTCCGCCCTGGCACCGGGGTTGGTATACGTTCCGAACGCGCCGATGCGGCTACCGGGCTTGTGCTACAGCCAGCAGGTAGACACTGGACCCTGGGGTGTTCGGTTTGCCGCGCCATGGCTCTCTTCTTCGCGGCACGCGGAACCGGACACCGCTGGACCTGCCGCCCGCGTGTGGCCCAATCCGGCCACCGGGACGGTGCGGATCAGTGCCATTGTGACCGAACCGGGCGATTATTCTCTGACGTTGTATGATGCCACTGGGCGCCTCGTCTCGAGCGTTCCAGAGCGCCGCTTCGAAGCGGGCCTGTTGTCCTGGACCTGGGACCGGACCTCGCCATCAGGCCGGCGTGTCCCGGCGGGGACGTATTTCCTGCGGCTCAAGGGTCCGGGCACCTGCTTCACCCGCCGGCTCCTCCTTCTCTAG
- a CDS encoding type II toxin-antitoxin system HicB family antitoxin: MKVHNYRILLRREPEGGYTVTVPSLPGCVTHGATLEEAGAMAKEAVELHLESLRAHGEEIPTDDSTFEYTLTVHDGA; the protein is encoded by the coding sequence ATGAAGGTGCACAACTACAGGATTCTATTGCGTAGGGAACCCGAGGGTGGCTACACCGTTACCGTCCCTTCACTTCCCGGCTGCGTTACCCATGGCGCAACGCTCGAAGAAGCGGGGGCGATGGCCAAAGAGGCGGTCGAACTGCACCTCGAAAGCCTGCGCGCCCACGGCGAGGAGATACCGACCGACGACAGCACTTTCGAATACACGCTGACCGTGCACGACGGTGCCTAA
- a CDS encoding tetratricopeptide repeat protein: MRTMLATLLGLALVTSSDGCNRRAPAGSPWTRWGIAKPTTGPDAEAKLTEAHRLFYVQKFDSAASLYRELVESFPQSAEAHLGLSLACRYLGQRDTALTEARVAFGLDSEAVGVLLNYANLMLPMRTGPLADMSDSARYAESERCLLKAAASNHPFNAHAHIELWASYMGQGRLTDARRQAAELGRKHYYAQPLLDFAHNLLAGLDTNAILFTSGDNDTYPLWVLQNSGAPFRPDVTVANLSLLNIRSVVRMMRDSLGLPLSFTDKEIDSLAPRLGATGLELPAHQVIENLLALKPGAGRPVYFAATVKSEITDRYADRLVLEGLVNRVTESGSAAPVPVDRISENLTQRYRLDWPEPLPPWPQNMSPLTRKVAPLAANYANAYARLASLYDSLGRQADAANAWPEAVAWMKRSGKDDAVRSLVEEWNRCLPDDARARKMKAELEKNVKAQ; this comes from the coding sequence ATGAGAACAATGCTCGCAACCCTGCTCGGCCTGGCCCTGGTCACGAGCAGCGACGGCTGCAACCGGAGAGCGCCGGCCGGTTCGCCTTGGACGCGCTGGGGCATAGCGAAGCCGACAACCGGGCCGGACGCCGAAGCGAAGCTGACGGAGGCACACCGGCTCTTCTACGTGCAGAAGTTCGACTCCGCTGCCTCCCTCTACCGCGAGCTGGTCGAGAGCTTCCCGCAAAGCGCGGAAGCCCACCTCGGCCTGAGCCTGGCCTGCCGGTATCTGGGGCAGCGCGACACGGCGCTGACCGAGGCCCGCGTGGCGTTCGGCCTCGACTCGGAGGCAGTCGGTGTGCTCCTCAACTACGCGAACCTGATGCTGCCGATGCGCACCGGTCCGCTCGCCGATATGAGTGATTCGGCCCGCTACGCCGAGTCGGAACGGTGCCTGCTCAAGGCTGCGGCCTCAAACCATCCCTTCAACGCCCACGCTCACATCGAACTCTGGGCCAGCTACATGGGACAGGGACGGCTGACGGACGCGCGGCGCCAGGCGGCCGAACTCGGCCGGAAGCATTACTACGCGCAGCCGCTGCTCGACTTCGCCCACAACCTGCTGGCCGGCCTGGACACCAACGCCATCCTCTTCACCAGCGGCGACAACGATACCTACCCGCTCTGGGTATTGCAGAACTCCGGCGCGCCGTTCCGGCCGGACGTGACCGTCGCGAACCTGAGCCTGCTCAACATCCGCTCGGTCGTAAGGATGATGCGGGACTCGCTCGGGCTGCCGCTCTCGTTCACCGACAAAGAGATCGATTCGCTGGCGCCGAGACTCGGCGCAACGGGCCTGGAGTTGCCGGCGCACCAGGTCATCGAGAATCTCCTTGCCCTGAAGCCCGGGGCCGGTCGGCCGGTCTACTTTGCGGCGACCGTGAAGAGCGAGATTACCGACCGGTATGCGGACCGGCTGGTACTCGAAGGCCTGGTCAACCGGGTGACGGAGAGCGGCTCGGCCGCGCCGGTGCCCGTGGACCGCATCAGCGAAAACCTGACGCAGAGATACCGGCTCGACTGGCCGGAGCCGCTGCCGCCGTGGCCGCAGAACATGTCGCCGCTGACCCGCAAGGTCGCTCCGCTGGCGGCAAACTACGCGAACGCCTACGCCCGTCTCGCCTCGCTCTACGACTCGCTCGGCCGCCAGGCCGATGCGGCCAATGCCTGGCCGGAGGCGGTCGCCTGGATGAAGCGCAGCGGGAAAGATGACGCGGTCCGTTCCCTGGTCGAGGAGTGGAACAGGTGCCTGCCTGACGATGCCCGAGCCAGGAAGATGAAGGCCGAGCTGGAGAAGAACGTCAAGGCTCAGTGA